From Nitrosopumilus sp.:
CCTGAATTGATTTGTGCTTGACCAATAAAAGTAAAGTTTTCAGAAGTCAAAAATGGAGGTGGCAATGTATGATCATTATAGTAAACAAATACAGGGTCACCATCAGTTACACGAAGAACACCAGAGTCTCCAGAATCAATTGATGTACCTGAAGAAGTAAAGTTTACAGATTGTTGAAATATTCCAGTTGCATCATTTGTCTCAAATACAGCAACATCAAATCCAACAGGATCAGTTAAAGAGTTTACAGTTACATTAAATGCATCAACTGTGTTAGGATCAAGATTCATGTCAGGATCTATAATTCTGAATACTGCAAAGTCATGATCAGGTGCATATGATGCCTCTAACCAATTTGCAGTACCGTTGTTCCATCTAATCAAGGATGATCCAGATACAAACTGATTATCACCAAACAGGTAAGATACAGACACAGAATCAGATGGGATGCTTGTTTGGAGTCTTCCATCAGTTGGTCCAGTGCCAGTAGTGAGACATGGGGCATCAAAGATATTACCATCACCATCTGCATCATGTGGACATGTTCCAGTCAAGTCAATTGTTCCAGTAAAGATTCCAGTATCTGTACCAGTTTCATTTAATCCATAAAATGCAAGGGTTCCTAGCGATGTTGTTACATTCACATGGCTAGTTGCAGGATCATTTCCAATAACATCAATAGCTCCTGCATCAAAGTTTGCAGAAGGCGATACTATAGTGATGAACATCTTGTCAGTCCAGGTGTATATAGCTTGGTCTAGCTCCACTGTTGCGCCAAACACTCCAACTGTAACTGTTGCATTTGCAAATCCGCCGTTTCCATCAGATGCAGTATAGTTAAACGAATCAAACCCTTCAAATCCAGCATCAGGAATATAGTTTATTCCGGTTTGAGTTGCATTAATTATTACAGCTCCATTATTAATTGTAGGAGAGATTACTGAGGATACAATCAAACTGTCAAAATCAGGATCAAAATCATTTGCTAGAACATCAATGTTATTTTTAGTAGAGTTTACAAATGTAAGTACAGAGTCATCAAGTGCAACTGGTGAGGCATTAGTTATAGGAATTGTAGCGTTTGCCTCATTTGAAGGAGCACCAACACCAATTGCATTAATTGCAGAAACTCTAAAGTTGTATTGTGTTCCAGGAATTGCAACTATTCCAGCTGTAGTGCTATTACCAATTGTACTAATTACTGAAAATCCCCCACCTATTGGAGATTCACGTTCTATATCATATCCTGTAATTGCAGAGCCACCATTTGATGACGGAGCTGTCCATGATAGATTGATTATATCAAGGGAAGGATGTGGTAACGCCGTCAGTCCTGTTGGTGCAGAAGGAACAGTAGCAATAACTAAGGCAATACCTCCAGGATCAGATATTTCTCCATTAACAATTCCATCAAGATCTCCAAGACCACCATCAGTAATTGTTAATGTAATAGTATCATCACCATCATCGCTACCAATTAGTGATGTAACATCAATCCAAGAGCCACCGATCAATTTCCAGTATTCAGAACCAACTGGAATTGGATCCGGATAAGTTAGCGTCACGGTAATTGTAGCACCAGGAGAAATATCTGTCACATTCCAGCTCAAATGACCATGTGGGAAAGAAAGTCCTGCGGGAATTGGAGGGGATGAAATTATTTCTGCAGAAACTGAAGAAAAGTTTCCTAAATTCGTGCTAATATCAATTAACCCACTTCCTGTTGCAGATTGGATAGAAGTAGAAGGACCACGAATGAAAGGTTGAGCAAATGCACTTGAAATTTCGTTTATTGCATTTCTAAAGTCAGTATAGTATAACAATAATGGCTGTGCTGAAGTTGACGTTAAAACTCCTGATTGGCAAAAGTCTGATGGCAATACAAAGTCGCCATTAAACATACCAGTTGCAGCACCGCTCTCAACTAATGTGAATCCGCTTTCATATAGTCCATTAGGCGATGTTGGGATTCCACATGTCTGTGTACTGTTTTGCCAGAGAGTACCATTAATGAAAACACCAACCATTTGTCCAAGTGGGCCAAAGCTTAGATTTGGCAATCCGGCTTTTCCAATAGAATCTGAGGCAATATCAAAAGGAGTTGACGGAACAGTAGTATAGATATCAATCAGATCTGAATCATAATTAAGATCTGAATCCTGAAGAGTTACAACTACTGTATCTCCAGGAACATAGGATGTCATATCTACAGCTATATTGCCAGAGTGAGCTGGAACAGGTTGCTGATCAGATATTTCTGTAGAAACACCATCAGCACCTAGATCAAGATATTGAATTTTTGGAGAATTCAATCCTTGCAGTCCTTCAATTACAATAAATTGTGGGGAATCGGAGATTGTATTTAGTCCAGAGTAAGTTGAAAGATCAAGTACGTTAAGTTGGTTTATGATTCTGGGTTCCAGTGTACCTACAAACGTACCTGTATTATCACCATTTTCTTCTAGTTCTAGTCTTACAATTTGGTTTGCGATTCTCTCAGATGGCAACTCACCATCATTTACATATCCAAATGAAAAGAAATCTGCAACTATAGGAAGTGTTGTTCCGTTGTTGTATCCACTAAATGTAGGTGTCTCAAACCTAAATTCCAAACGAACATTTTGAGCACCGTTCATCGAAAATATATCATGACCTGTAGCATCGGCAAGATTTACAAATCCTTGCAGTGGTCCGCCGTTTACAAGTTGCACCGTGTTTGTTCCATCTAGTAAGTTAATTGTTACTTGATTAATAGAATCTGCAACCAAGGAAGTATCAATTGAGCGTACATCATAATTGAAGAAATTATAGCCATCAAAGGAACCTGACGGATCATTAATGGATTGATACAAATCATCAAATGTATCAGTTGTCTCTAATGAAATTATAGTTGATGTCGGCGTTGAGACAAAGAATGGGACATTTAATGTCAAGAGTGCCCTATCACTGAATGTGTCTACAGAAGTAAATAATGGCGTAGAACCTGCAACAGTAAGGTTTGCCGTAGAAAGTGATGATAGTGTAAACGGAGTACCAGTCCTCACAGAAGGAATACTCCAAACTATAGGATTGAAAAGATCAAGATCCTCATCGGCTAGAGTATTTTTGTTAGCATCATTATCTATCAGAGTTACAGGGACTTCCTCTCCAGAGGTCCATGTTCCAAAGGAGCCAAGATCAATTGAACCAAAGTCAAATCCTACAAGAACAGCATTTCCAACATTGTTGTATGTTGCAATAGCTGACTGTCCACGAGGGGCAGTGGGTCTTACCAAAATGTTTGACTTGTCAGCCTCATCAGAATTAGAAAAGAGGCCAGAGTTTGCTCCTTGTTCAGTAAATGTAACTGGAATACTACCAGCTGACACAGAACCACCATCAGTTCCTATTAAGGTGATTAGTGCATTTGGATCATCTGTTGGAAGTGCTTGATCATCATTATCACGAATAGTCAACACATTTGCTAGATTGCCTCCACCAAGTGTAAAGACACCATTGTCTTCAAACATCAAATTAGATATAGATGATGAAATGTCAACTGCTCCTGCAGTTCCATCTGCATCAGTAGCACCATTTTCATCAAATAGTTGATAAAACGTTGTAGAATTTGTAGATGAAGCTCCAAAAGTCCAAGAATCTTCATCTGTTGGATCAATGTTTAGCATTGTATCAGTAATTTGTAGATTTACTGACGAGAATTGTGGATATGTTGTTCTATCAGTCTGCATGTCTACAAAAGGATTATCAAAAGTTAGTGTTGTTGTCTGAGGACCACCTGTATAGTTGTATGTAACTACAACATTACCAGCAGGGACAAAATCATACAGTTGTATAATTGGCCATGCTTCAGGTCTAATTCCAATTTGACCATCTCCTCCAGCTCCAGGATCTGTGTTCAGTGTTGGTGGCTCTCTTGTAACATGATTGATGTTTGGAGTACTAGTACTAAATACACCAGTACAAGCAGAAAGAGATGGAGTACCATGTCCTGTACCATCAACTGAACCAAGTATTCCAGATAATCTAGGAATTGCAACACCTACAGTGTCAGAAAAACCAACTCCAAGAATAGCACCAGCAGTGCCACTGGAACAAAACTTTCCAAAATCAAGACCGGTACCGTCAAGGCCTGAAAGACTGTCTGCCATCAAAGCATTGCTTCGATCAGCAAAGTAGCCATACCAGTTACCATCTACAGCTTGTACCATTCTAATTTTTTTACCATTAACTGTTACATCAGGTTCAGGTTGAACAGTGTTTGTAGAACTTATATCAGAATCATTTACGATAATTTCAATAACTGAAGCACCTGCAAATGTATTGCTAAATAATGAATTCTCAGCTGAAACAAAGAGATTTGCATTATGAGACGCATAAGCATTTTCTAAAGATATTGGAGAATGATTGGGAAATGCAAATGATACACTGCCAGTAACCATAATTACTGCCAGTAATACTGACGTTACCTTATGTGATGTATTTTTCTGCAACCCAACCAAATTAAGTAATTAATCTCATAAAAGACTATTTTATTAATATGATCATAAGTAAGAAAATAAAATTACAACTTGTGCTAATTTTTTAAATAATCAGCTAACAAAATTATTAATAGATCATATATCTCAGAGATTGATTTGTGATCGTTCTCCAAGTAAAAATTTGTGTTTTTTGGGAACAATACTGTCTTTAATTGTAGAACCATGAGCAATTATACTGTCATGAATTGATATTTTTGAGTTAATATTGGATTCATTCATAATAATTGAATTTTCAATCTCACAATTTTTGATAATACAATTATCCCCAATACTGACATAAGGGCCAATTCTGACTGCAGGGCCTATTGTACAGTTTTTGCCAATAATTACAGGTCCACTAACAAAAGAGTCTCGTGATATTGTAGAGTCTTTCCCAATTACAACTTGTTCTTTAATCTGCGTATCATCATCAATTAGAAATTGGTTTTCAGTACCAATGGAATCTAAAACTAGTTTGTTTGCATGAATGATATCCTCAGGAGTTCCAGTGTCCTTCCACCAACCAGTTACAGCATCATATGTTATCTTGTTTCCATTATCCATGAGTAGCTGTAGCGCCTCTGTAATCTCGAGCTCACCTCTCCATGATGGCTTTAGCTTATCAATGATATCAAATATTTTGGGAGTAAGAAAATAGATTCCAATTACTGCCAAGTTAGATTGGGAATTTTTTGGTTTTTCCATAATTTTTTTAATCTTGCCTGGTTCGGAATCAAGTTCTGCAATACCAAATCTTTGTGGATCATCAACCTCACACAACAAAATCATGGCATCAGTTTCTGAGGATTGAAACTTTTTTGTGTAATCTGAAAGATCTTTCCGCAGTACGTTATCACCTAGATATACAATGAATCGCTCATCTCCAATAAACTCCTTGCATAGTCTTATTGCATGTGATATTCCCTTTGGTGCCTCTTGGTAAATGTATGATATGTTAACACCAAACTTTTCCCCATCACCATAATACTCTTTTACTTTATCAGGATAAACATCTCCAATAATAATTCCAATATCTGTAACTCCTGCTTTTTTCAGATCCTCAAGTGCATACTGCGACATTGGCTTGTTTGCAATCGGGAGAAGTTGTTTTGGTCCCGTATGAGTTAATGGTCGCAGTCTTGTCCCATGACCACCATGCAAGATGATTCCTTTCAATTTCTTTAGTCTCAAAAATGTATCATATAAAACAGATCATCAATTAGAAAATAAAATATCAAGACTCTCTTGAACGGTCTGGGGTTTTTCATCTAGTAATTCTGTCACATAGGAGACATCAAGAGATGAATCCTTTGGTCTTTGTGCCTTCCAGTTCATCTCAGACATACTTGCAGGCTGGAGGAATTTTTTATCAAGATTTAGCTTCTCTGCTACCATTTCTGCAAGATTATATCGTGATATTCTAGAGGCACCAGCAGTATGAAATGTTCCAACAAGCTGTTTTGTTGCAATCTCTATTAGCATTTTAGATAAATTAGGAACAAAAGTTGGAGATGTGAACTGATCTACCAATACAGGAATATTATTTTTAGATTCTAGATTTTCTTTTACCCATATAGGAAATGACTTTTTTGTTTTGTGTGATCCAAAAGGAGTACTAGTTCTTACAATAGCATAAGGTGATGCCATGTTATTTAATGCAATTTCACCTGCAAGTTTCGTTTTCCCATAAATTCCCAAAGGATTTGTGGTATCTGATTCTTTTTTCATTCCTTGAATTCCATCAAAGACATAATCAGTTGACACATAGAGAAAAAAACAATTTTGTTTTGCTGACTGTTGCGCTAAAAACTTTGTTGCATATGCATTAATCTGCATTGCTATATCTGGTTGTTCTTCGCATTGATCAACTCTAGTCATTGCTGCTAGATGAATTATTTTATCAGGTTTTATTTCATTTAATGTCTGAACAATATTTTCTTGATTAGTCAGATCAAGATGTACAGGGATACCATGTTCTGGTTTTGTTTCACTATATGAAGAATATACTTGATGGTTTTGGTCTGTAAGATCATGGATCACTTGTGAACCTACCAGTCCTGCTGAACCAGTAACAAGAAATTTCATTTCCATGAAAGAGTCCAAGGTTGAGGATGTAAAGTATTCTCATTTACTAATGGTTCCCACCATGATTGGTTATTGACATACCAATAAACAGTTTGTTTTAATGCATCATCAAAGTTGTATTTTGGTCTCCATCCAATTTGGTTTTCTATTTTAGAGCAATCAATGGAGTATCGTTTGTCATGTCCTGGCCTATCAGTAACATACTCTATCATTTCATTTGATTTTTCTAAAATCTTTAATATTTTCTCAACAATTGTTTTGTTGGTAATTTCTTCATATGCAGTAATGTTGTAAACTTGACCTGGTTGACCTTTGGAGATTAGATATTTTATTGCCTCAACATGATCATTTACATGAATCCAGCTTCGAATTTGATTTCCATTACCATATAGTGGGACTTTGAGATTTTTTATAGTACGAATTATTGTTTTTGGAATTAGTTTTTCAGGAAACTGATATGGACCGAAATTATTAGTACATCTTGTGGTAATGCAGTTAATCCCGTAGGTTCGATAATATGATGAAACTAAATGATCAGTTGCTGCCTTTGTTGCTGCATATGGATTACTTGGGTTTACCTGAGAATCTTCATTAAATGATATCTTGTCTTGTGCATCGCCATAAACCTCATCAGTGGAAACATGAACAAACTGCTTGTCATGTTTGCGAATTGCCTCTAGGATGGTAAAAGTTCCAAAAATATTTGTTTCTATGAATGGTTTTGGATTTGCAATACTTCTATCAACATGTGATTCTGCTGCAAAATTAATTACTATATCTGAATTTTTAATTAATTCATCAATGATTGATTCATTTCTAATGTCATCTTTTATAAATTTGTAATTTGGGTTATGTTCAATGTCTTTGAGATTTTTTAAGTTTGAGCCAATTGTTAATGAGTCAAGATTAGTTATCTTGGAATCATCTGTGCTACCAAGATAATTTCTAATAAAGGCACTGCCAATGAATCCAGCACCTCCACAAACTAGAATATCCATGTCTTTGAATTTGAAATTTCTTATTTATCTCTAGTGTAAGAAAAATTATTTTCTGCATTTTTCAATAGAGGTAATCTAGAATCTTTTTCATGTAAAATGGGTTTATCAATTGGCCATTCAATACCAATATCATGATCATTCCAAATAATTCCCGCTTCATGTTTAGGTGAATACTCTTGATTTACTTTGTACAGTACATTGGCATCATCACTTAAGACACAAAAGCCATGTGCAAATCCTTCAGGGACGTAAAGCAGTTTGTGATTTTTATCTGAGAGAATTTCTCCAACCCATTTTCCATATGTTGGAGAGCCTTGACGGATGTCAACTGCAACATCAAAAATCTCGCCTCTTAATGCAGTGACTAGTTTTGCTTGTGCTTTAGGATTTTTTTGATAGTGTAATCCTCGCAAAACTCCTTTTTGTGAATGAGAAAAATTATCTTGTACAAACTTTATCTCAATTCCATTATTAATAAAAATAGATTCCTTGAAAGTTTCTAGGAAAAACCCCCGATCATCAGAAAATACTTTAGATTCAACAAGTATGACTTCAGGTATACTTAATTTCTTAAAAGTAAATGACATAAGATCAAGAATGCATGATGTTGATAAATATGTTTAATGAAAAAATTTCTTATATTTAATCAATATCTGAATAATGTGATTTTAATTAGTTTTTAATACATAATACATGAGAAAATGTTTCCCAGCAACTAAATGATTAAATGACCAAAGGATTTATTTTTTTTATGATAAGGATTTCTCCAAATGGGAAAAAGATTACAGATAAAGAAATGCAAGAGATTTTTGATAGATATGATGCAACAAGAGAATCAATTTTTCGTCGTCATGAGATGAACTTAGTAATTAAATATACTAAAGGAGTGGGAATTGAAGTGGGTTGTGGGTTAAATAAGATTCATACTTCAGCTATAGGCATAAATAAAGTTTTAACAGAAAATGATTATGGTTATCCTTTTGGTACACAGATACAAAGCGAAGGAGATAACTTACCTTGGTTTAGAGATAATTCTTTAGATTATGTTTTTTCAAGCCATTGTCTTGAACATATTGTAGACTCCAAAAAAGCATTACGAGAATGGACTCGTGTGTTAAAAAAAGAGGGATATCTTGTATTAATTTTACCACATAAAAATTATTTTCCAAACATTGGTCAACCAAATGCAAATCCAGATCATAAACATGATTTTCTTCCAGAAGATGTCAAAAAAATGATTGATGAAATTGGCAAATATGAAATCATCAGTATTGACACATTACACGATAATCTAAAAAAGGATGAGGTTGCTATGTCAGAAGCACCAAAATACGGACATAGTTCTTTGAATTTTTCATTTGAGATAATTGCTAAAAAAATAAAAGATTAAAATTATTTTTTTGAAAGTAAAATTTGCTCTACCAATCCCACAATAATATGACCTATCATAATATGGCATTCTTGGATTCTTTGTGTATTATTTGAGGGCACATTAATAGTCAAATCTGCAAGGGTAGAAAGACTACCTCCATTTTTACCAGTCATACAAATGGTTCGAATTTTATTTTTTTTGGCAAATTTTACTGCTCTATGAACATTTTTAGAGTTTCCACTAGTACTTATTGCAATGATAATATCTTTTTTTGTTGCAAATGCCTCTAATTGTCTTTCAAATATCACATCAAATCCATAATCATTACCAATCGCAGTAACGCTAGAAGAGTTTGTACTAAGAGCCATAGCTGGTAATCCTTTTCTTTTTAGAGCATATTTTCCCACAAATTCTGCAGCAATGTGTTGAGCATCAGCAGCACTGCCTCCATTTCCAAGGAGAATTACTTTTCCTTCACTCATAAGTTGATGGGCAATTAATTTTGATGCTTTTTGAATAATAGGAATTTGTGTATAAAGGGATTGTTTTACTAGAATACTCTCATTTATGTTTTTGATGACATAATCTTTCAATAGATTACCTTCTCGTTTTTTATCTTCCATGTTTGAAGTCCATTTGAATCAAAATTAAATTTAACAATATCTATTTTTTCTTTCTGTAATGCATTAACCACTTGATATTTTTTACTAGGATCAACAATAAAAAGCATATGTCCACCACCACCCGCACCCAATAATTTGCCTCCAGTGGCACCTGCTTTTAAAGCAATATTGTAAAGTTTGTCAATTTTCTTATTGGTGACTTTTTTATTAATTTGTTTTTTTAAATTCCATTGTTCATTAATCAAATCACCAATTTTACTAATATTACCCTTAAGAAGCATTTCTTTTAGAACACTAGCTTCATCTTTTAGTTTTGAGATTTTCTGAAATGTTTCTTGATCATTATTTTTTAACAGATTAATATGGTTTTTCAAAATATTTCCAGATAATCTATTTGTACAAGTATTACAAAGTATTAATGAAGCAAGCAATTCATTTTGCACTTCTTGTGATAACTTAAGGGAATTTACTGTAACAGTTTTTGAAAATTCTATAAAATTAAAGCCACCAAATGATGAAGCATATTGATCTTGATAACCTCCTTTGATTCCAGCTTTAATTCGTTCTAATTCAAATGCTGATTCTGCTACTTCGTAAGTAGAAAGAGATATACCATAATAATTTGATAGAGCTCCAATTAGGCTTACAGATAATGCAGAAGAAGAACCAAGTCCAGATCCCGGAGGTGAATCAACATTGATGTTTACTTCAATATTTTTTGGAGTAATATCAA
This genomic window contains:
- a CDS encoding cadherin-like domain-containing protein, which translates into the protein MVTGSVSFAFPNHSPISLENAYASHNANLFVSAENSLFSNTFAGASVIEIIVNDSDISSTNTVQPEPDVTVNGKKIRMVQAVDGNWYGYFADRSNALMADSLSGLDGTGLDFGKFCSSGTAGAILGVGFSDTVGVAIPRLSGILGSVDGTGHGTPSLSACTGVFSTSTPNINHVTREPPTLNTDPGAGGDGQIGIRPEAWPIIQLYDFVPAGNVVVTYNYTGGPQTTTLTFDNPFVDMQTDRTTYPQFSSVNLQITDTMLNIDPTDEDSWTFGASSTNSTTFYQLFDENGATDADGTAGAVDISSSISNLMFEDNGVFTLGGGNLANVLTIRDNDDQALPTDDPNALITLIGTDGGSVSAGSIPVTFTEQGANSGLFSNSDEADKSNILVRPTAPRGQSAIATYNNVGNAVLVGFDFGSIDLGSFGTWTSGEEVPVTLIDNDANKNTLADEDLDLFNPIVWSIPSVRTGTPFTLSSLSTANLTVAGSTPLFTSVDTFSDRALLTLNVPFFVSTPTSTIISLETTDTFDDLYQSINDPSGSFDGYNFFNYDVRSIDTSLVADSINQVTINLLDGTNTVQLVNGGPLQGFVNLADATGHDIFSMNGAQNVRLEFRFETPTFSGYNNGTTLPIVADFFSFGYVNDGELPSERIANQIVRLELEENGDNTGTFVGTLEPRIINQLNVLDLSTYSGLNTISDSPQFIVIEGLQGLNSPKIQYLDLGADGVSTEISDQQPVPAHSGNIAVDMTSYVPGDTVVVTLQDSDLNYDSDLIDIYTTVPSTPFDIASDSIGKAGLPNLSFGPLGQMVGVFINGTLWQNSTQTCGIPTSPNGLYESGFTLVESGAATGMFNGDFVLPSDFCQSGVLTSTSAQPLLLYYTDFRNAINEISSAFAQPFIRGPSTSIQSATGSGLIDISTNLGNFSSVSAEIISSPPIPAGLSFPHGHLSWNVTDISPGATITVTLTYPDPIPVGSEYWKLIGGSWIDVTSLIGSDDGDDTITLTITDGGLGDLDGIVNGEISDPGGIALVIATVPSAPTGLTALPHPSLDIINLSWTAPSSNGGSAITGYDIERESPIGGGFSVISTIGNSTTAGIVAIPGTQYNFRVSAINAIGVGAPSNEANATIPITNASPVALDDSVLTFVNSTKNNIDVLANDFDPDFDSLIVSSVISPTINNGAVIINATQTGINYIPDAGFEGFDSFNYTASDGNGGFANATVTVGVFGATVELDQAIYTWTDKMFITIVSPSANFDAGAIDVIGNDPATSHVNVTTSLGTLAFYGLNETGTDTGIFTGTIDLTGTCPHDADGDGNIFDAPCLTTGTGPTDGRLQTSIPSDSVSVSYLFGDNQFVSGSSLIRWNNGTANWLEASYAPDHDFAVFRIIDPDMNLDPNTVDAFNVTVNSLTDPVGFDVAVFETNDATGIFQQSVNFTSSGTSIDSGDSGVLRVTDGDPVFVYYNDHTLPPPFLTSENFTFIGQAQINSGNVAPIANDDTFTTQFETPVNNLNVLLNDVDADDDPLTILNVQSISDGFATINATNSGIDFVPDNNFVGSAFFNYTISDGILADNATVRVAVGPITDFLTKFGSFGSGNSQFSNIASMDVGDSGRLYVLDSGNATLKVFDSNFDFLFNTGTSGSGDGQFSNPFDVAVNGTEFIHVSDFTNNRVQVFDPSGNFLFKFGSSGSGDGQFSQPWGIGIDPVTGNILVTELQNDRVQVFDPSGNFLFKFGTLGNGTGQFDQPRDVAVDPSNRIHVVDGNNNRVQVFDPSGTFLFQYGSQCFFGSPSGCVDPDGSGPLELGDGQFDTPYGIDFDTFGNAYIIDESNNRIVIFDSLGNYLDKFGSTGSGDGQLFDPRGVNVIDNPPKIFVAGASQNRIQLFGLGSSPVAFDDFFTTQFETPLVNLDVLANDTDADFDSLLISQVGPTLNGGITVLNTSFTGIDYTPPDDFRGVDIFNYTITDGNGGFASANVTIPVIGANGKIVFSQAFNIFTINSDGTEKTLLVTGNATFPNRFPSWSPDGTKLILSSVVDKTPFVNDYDIVVINSDGTGITNISNLAGNDVQPSWSPNGEKIAFANDPSGPTPSQIFIINANGTNLINISNNTFADSDPQWSPDSTKILFVSTRDGNNEIYLMNVDGLNPIRLTNVTGSDSQPSWSPNGEKIAFTSNRDGNTKIYTMNADGSNPTLLTNLIPANPQPFWSPDGQKILFEYQGDLWTIHPDGSNLTRITFENSQILEPDWGTASNTVASVLIAFNDSYKTQTDTPLIVPAPGVLANDTSILPLSAVLVLSSSTGVLNLNSDGSFDYTPPVGFEGKVSFLYNATNGVDMSNTANATINVIKPSISFTKNPAQYVNGENVFVTVNDPVANNSTLKDVISANLTRSSGGVDTTILVSLTETGINTSKFTNTTPVILGTTIPVNAGDTLTATYLGQNSISKVTLLGGGVTPTNTNPISLIPNIIQIEDGGEIRIFDSSKAGNGIQIITAFVSTVNDPTGILVSLTETANDSGEFVSDSIIFSNQFTKRFTNIQSVDIGNNVFISYPISDTKFFLRSNTGALPQGEFQWGYESSRHLVGNWDGDNDDDIGTFNSDGRWWLRDNDIANTYDTFLWGNVNSRPLVGNWDGDNDDDIGTFNSDGRWHLRDLDTGTYYAPQFLWGNVNSIPVVGDWDGDGRDDIGTFNSDGRWHLRDLDTGTYYAPQFLWGNANSIPVVGDWDGDGRDDIGTFNSDGRWHLRDLDTGTYYTPQFL
- a CDS encoding glucose-1-phosphate thymidylyltransferase codes for the protein MKGIILHGGHGTRLRPLTHTGPKQLLPIANKPMSQYALEDLKKAGVTDIGIIIGDVYPDKVKEYYGDGEKFGVNISYIYQEAPKGISHAIRLCKEFIGDERFIVYLGDNVLRKDLSDYTKKFQSSETDAMILLCEVDDPQRFGIAELDSEPGKIKKIMEKPKNSQSNLAVIGIYFLTPKIFDIIDKLKPSWRGELEITEALQLLMDNGNKITYDAVTGWWKDTGTPEDIIHANKLVLDSIGTENQFLIDDDTQIKEQVVIGKDSTISRDSFVSGPVIIGKNCTIGPAVRIGPYVSIGDNCIIKNCEIENSIIMNESNINSKISIHDSIIAHGSTIKDSIVPKKHKFLLGERSQINL
- the rfbD gene encoding dTDP-4-dehydrorhamnose reductase — protein: MEMKFLVTGSAGLVGSQVIHDLTDQNHQVYSSYSETKPEHGIPVHLDLTNQENIVQTLNEIKPDKIIHLAAMTRVDQCEEQPDIAMQINAYATKFLAQQSAKQNCFFLYVSTDYVFDGIQGMKKESDTTNPLGIYGKTKLAGEIALNNMASPYAIVRTSTPFGSHKTKKSFPIWVKENLESKNNIPVLVDQFTSPTFVPNLSKMLIEIATKQLVGTFHTAGASRISRYNLAEMVAEKLNLDKKFLQPASMSEMNWKAQRPKDSSLDVSYVTELLDEKPQTVQESLDILFSN
- the rfbB gene encoding dTDP-glucose 4,6-dehydratase is translated as MDILVCGGAGFIGSAFIRNYLGSTDDSKITNLDSLTIGSNLKNLKDIEHNPNYKFIKDDIRNESIIDELIKNSDIVINFAAESHVDRSIANPKPFIETNIFGTFTILEAIRKHDKQFVHVSTDEVYGDAQDKISFNEDSQVNPSNPYAATKAATDHLVSSYYRTYGINCITTRCTNNFGPYQFPEKLIPKTIIRTIKNLKVPLYGNGNQIRSWIHVNDHVEAIKYLISKGQPGQVYNITAYEEITNKTIVEKILKILEKSNEMIEYVTDRPGHDKRYSIDCSKIENQIGWRPKYNFDDALKQTVYWYVNNQSWWEPLVNENTLHPQPWTLSWK
- the rfbC gene encoding dTDP-4-dehydrorhamnose 3,5-epimerase, whose amino-acid sequence is MSFTFKKLSIPEVILVESKVFSDDRGFFLETFKESIFINNGIEIKFVQDNFSHSQKGVLRGLHYQKNPKAQAKLVTALRGEIFDVAVDIRQGSPTYGKWVGEILSDKNHKLLYVPEGFAHGFCVLSDDANVLYKVNQEYSPKHEAGIIWNDHDIGIEWPIDKPILHEKDSRLPLLKNAENNFSYTRDK
- a CDS encoding class I SAM-dependent methyltransferase, whose translation is MIRISPNGKKITDKEMQEIFDRYDATRESIFRRHEMNLVIKYTKGVGIEVGCGLNKIHTSAIGINKVLTENDYGYPFGTQIQSEGDNLPWFRDNSLDYVFSSHCLEHIVDSKKALREWTRVLKKEGYLVLILPHKNYFPNIGQPNANPDHKHDFLPEDVKKMIDEIGKYEIISIDTLHDNLKKDEVAMSEAPKYGHSSLNFSFEIIAKKIKD
- a CDS encoding SIS domain-containing protein, which gives rise to MEDKKREGNLLKDYVIKNINESILVKQSLYTQIPIIQKASKLIAHQLMSEGKVILLGNGGSAADAQHIAAEFVGKYALKRKGLPAMALSTNSSSVTAIGNDYGFDVIFERQLEAFATKKDIIIAISTSGNSKNVHRAVKFAKKNKIRTICMTGKNGGSLSTLADLTINVPSNNTQRIQECHIMIGHIIVGLVEQILLSKK